In the Diprion similis isolate iyDipSimi1 chromosome 2, iyDipSimi1.1, whole genome shotgun sequence genome, one interval contains:
- the LOC124416113 gene encoding chromosome transmission fidelity protein 18 homolog, whose translation MADEFPDPDEEFDLIHEDEYEILREIEGKSCKKQLNFSQTSEVSNAKPTSQRVEAAPIPTHRSQSASLPTQDGPDKPSTTSNKRTIEDLFGDLKDLIGDEDFQDATCYEPKVKKLCWDQEDEIKKQIVAGRKREANKWKPMHVNSDLPRDSKKDSISLRVPQWNFVAVTRCSDSQRLYIRVKSDSKCAVVKSRPASGLLSVSFSKLKAEAEEIMVNAAKKMSEATGSSELIPAAFGHELWVDKYRPHKYMELLSEENVNRTFLRWLKLWDKIVFHRDPIRRRVMKTAPKFGDKKKSNTDVEGLDEKGFPVPRIVLLSGPPGLGKTTLAHLAAKHAGYNVIDVNASSDRGAKEFKTALYSATQMKAVMGQNPKPNCLVMDEVDGAPPASIDILLKFIHGKLEEDTDQLPKRKKKKENKEPAGCRRPIICICNDAYAPSLRALRQIALVIPVSGVSAGRLAGRLMEILHRQGLNADASALVSLAEQSGCDVRACLGALQYMGGIKAGQKLSIAPKDVRRGIFDCWREILQVPRDKIGPMNVKERIQRVLQVAYSGETDLLVRGVFHNYPEVLFRDEGMETVATALDWFQLYDVLNDTVMSRQTWSLMPYSNYAFVVWHFAFAGIQNPKLTYPTVENEVNQKLARTNAILRVTRQVSGIDKMALVFDLAPLLTDLLTPPLRSVSYHLFSHVEKADLARLVNVLLDLGLNLVQDKTPEGGYVYNLEPNLEEVGTFPNCRTRRSLTYAVKQIVVREIEVARLKKYEVGATAISDRNIKAGASMKPPEMPKNSDTPSTPTVPNHLVRLQPVTAQMTPEPQQYRDFFGRLVAKKSPQNQESTSGKNNSVSPGTRQALSRSDVWFKYKEGYSNAVRRKVRIRDLQ comes from the exons atggctGACGAGTTTCCGGACCCCGATGAGGAGTTCGATTTGATTCACGAAGATGAGTACGAGATTTTGAGGGAAATCGAAG GAAAAAGTTGCAAGAAGCAGTTAAACTTTTCCCAGACCAGTGAAGTCAGCAATGCAAAGCCAACCTCGCAAAGAGTAGAAGCAGCACCGATCCCTACTCATCGGTCACAAAGCGCTAGTTTACCTACGCAAGATGGCCCTGATAAGCCGAGCACTACCAGCAATAAGCGTACGATTGAAGATTTATTTGGAGATCTTAAAGACCTAATTGGAGATGAAGATTTTCAAGATG cTACATGTTATGAGCCCAAGGTGAAGAAACTTTGTTGGGATCAGGAAgacgaaatcaaaaaacaaattgttgCCGGCAGAAAAAGGGAAGCTAATAAATGGAAGCCCATGCACGTAAATTCCGACCTTCCGAG AGACAGTAAAAAGGATTCAATTTCCTTGAGAGTTCCACAATGGAATTTTGTCGCCGTTACTCGATGTAGTGATAGTCAACGTCTTTACATAAGGGTGAAGAGTGATAGTAAATGTGCCGTAGTCAAAAGTCGTCCAGCATCTGGTCTTTTGTCCGTTTCATTCAGTAAGCTGAAGGCAGAAGCTGAAGAGATC ATGGTGAATGCTGCTAAAAAGATGAGTGAGGCAACCGGGAGTTCAGAGTTGATACCAGCTGCGTTTGGTCACGAATTATGGGTCGACAAGTACCGTCCTCACAAATACATGGAACTTCTCTCGGAGGAGAACGTAAATCGAACTTTTCTTCGCTGGTTGAAATTATGGGACAAAATCGTATTTCACCGGGATCCAATCAGACGCAGAGTAATGAAAACGGCGCCAAAGtttggagataaaaaaaaaagtaacacaGATGTCGAGGGCTTGGATGAGAAAGGGTTTCCGGTACCTAGAATAGTATTGCTGAGTGGACCCCCTGGATTGGGGAAAACTACTTTGGCACATTTGGCAGCCAAACACGCTGGATACAATGTTATTGATGTAAATGCAAGCTCAGATAGAGGCGCCAAGGAGTTCAA GACAGCACTCTACTCTGCGACACAAATGAAGGCTGTCATGGGTCAAAACCCTAAACCAAATTGTCTGGTCATGGATGAAGTGGACGGGGCCCCACCAGCGTCGATAGATattcttttaaaatttattcatggcAAGCTTGAGGAGGATACGGATCAACTaccaaagagaaagaaaaaaaaagaaaacaaagaaccgGCAGGCTGTCGAAGGCCGATTATATGTATCTGCAATGATGCTTATGCTCCGTCGTtgag GGCGCTGAGGCAAATCGCCCTGGTAATTCCAGTATCCGGTGTCAGTGCTGGACGATTGGCTGGTCGTTTGATGGAAATATTGCACAGGCAGGGACTAAATGCTGATGCTAGTGCCCTTGTCAGCTTAGCAGAGCAGTCGGGGTGCGATGTAAGGGCTTGTCTAGGAGCGTTGCAATACATGGGTGGAATTAAGGCTGGCCAGAAATTATCTATTGCCCCAAAAGATGTGAGACGAGGAATTTTCGATTGTTGGAGAGAGATATTACAGGTGCCCCGAGACAAAATTGGGCCAATGAATGTTAAGGAGAGGATTCAAAGAGTTCTACAAGTGGCATATAGCg GGGAGACGGACCTCCTTGTACGAGGTGTGTTTCATAATTATCCTGAGGTACTTTTTCGAGACGAAGGAATGGAGACTGTCGCCACAGCTTTGGACTGGTTCCAGTTGTACGATGTGCTAAACGACACTGTGATGTCTCGGCAGACTTGGAGCCTAATGCCTTATTCAAACTACGCATTTGTTGTTTGGCACTTTGCTTTTGCTGGAATTCAGAATCCAAAGCTCACCTACCCTACTGTTGAAAATGAG GTGAATCAAAAGTTAGCTCGGACCAACGCCATTTTAAGGGTGACCCGGCAGGTTTCTGGCATTGACAAAATGGCCTTGGTCTTCGATTTGGCCCCGCTCCTCACGGATCTACTCACGCCTCCCTTGAGGTCCGTTTCTTACCACCTATTCTCCCACGTGGAAAAGGCCGACCTTGCCAGACTCGTGAACGTTCTTTTGGACCTGGGGCTTAATCTGGTCCAGGACAAGACCCCGGAGGGTGGTTACGTCTACAATCTTGAACC gaACTTGGAAGAGGTTGGAACTTTTCCGAATTGTAGAACGCGGCGCAGTCTTACGTATGCCGTAAAACAGATCGTCGTTCGAGAAATCGAGGTGGCGCGTCTCAAGAAGTACGAGGTTGGCGCCACCGCGATATCGGACAGAAATATCAAAGCCGGGGCGTCTATGAAACCACCAGAAATGCCCAAGAATTCGGATACCCCGAGCACACCGACGGTACCAAATCATTTGGTAAGATTGCAGCCGGTCACAGCGCAGATGACGCCGGAACCACAA